The region GAAATTTCCTGAAGAATCTTCAATCCGGAAACCTGTTGCCCCCAAAGCTTCGTCTTGTTCAACCGTAAAGAATAAACCTCGTCTGGCTTCTAAATCGAACAATTCTTTCCTTTTTTCGCTCAGCAAATAGAAGCCAAGTTCAGCAGAAATTTTAACTTTAAGAATTTCTTCTTCTTTTTTGTTAAAGAAAACTTCTTCCAACACCCTCAACAGCTGCAAGCACAAAGATTCTTTTGATCTGATAAACCCTGCCCCTGAGCAATAAGAACACCGTACAGAAACAGATTCCGTCACACTGGGCCTAAGCCGTTGGCGCGACATTTCCAAAAGCCCAAATTGACTGATACGCCCCACTTGAATCCTGGCTCTGTCTGAGGCCAAACATTCCTTAAGTTTGCGTTCAACAGCAATATTGTGTTTCAGATCACTCATATCGATGAAGTCAATGACCAAAAGACCAGCCAAATCTCGCAAGCGCAGTTGGCGGGAAATTTCTTCCGCCGCTTCCAAGTTTGTTTTTAAAGCCGTACTGTCAATATGTCGTTCACGGGTTGCCTGGCCCGAGTTCACATCAATAGCTACCAAAGCTTCCGTCACGTTCATAACAATGTATCCTCCCGAAGGCAACTTGACCTCAGGCGAATATATTTGCTCAATTTGCTGTTCAATCTTATATTTTTGGAACAAGGGAATCTTCGCAGAATCCTTATAGTGGTTAATGCGTTTTACCTGGCTAGGAATAATCGTTTTAATGAAGTCTCTGGCTTCCTTAAAGGCTTCCTCGCCTTCAATCCAGACTTCTTCCACATCAGGGGTATAAACATCCCGCAAAGATCTGCGAATAAGGGCTGCTTCCTCGTGTACCAAGGCCGGCGCATTAGCCTTTAGGGTTTCTTCTCTAATATCAGCCCACAACTTAATAAGATATCCATAGTCTCGCTTGATTTCTGCTTTACTTCTATCAAGGCCTGCCGTTCTAATGATCAAGGACATTCCCTCAGGAACACCCAAGTCTTTCATTAATTCTTTCAATCGTTTGCGATGTTGCACATCCGTAATTTTTCTGGAAACACCCCCTGCATTTAAGGCATTGGGCATCAGAACGCTATAACGGCCAGCCAAAGACACGAATGTTGTAAGCGCTGCCCCCTTGTTGCCCCGTTCTTCCTTAACAACCTGAACCAGAACAACCTGACGGCTATTAATAACTTCCTGAATTTTATAATTCCGATAAAGAGCAAATTTCTTGCGAAGACTTTCTTCATCTGCACTTGTATCATCTGTAGATTCTTCTGTAGGCGTTTCTTCTGAGTTTTCCATCACTTCAGAACTATCCTCAGAGTGCCCGTTCTGCTCATCTAGAGGCGTTTCATGATGGTGAACACCCTCTTCAGCTGGCTTTTCTTCCTGTTCGATAATTTCTTCCCTATCCGCAACAGGAATGCGGAAATAATCGGGGTGAATTTCTGTAAAAGCCAGAAACCCATGTCTGTTTCTACCGTAATCCACGAAAGCCGCCTGTAAAGAGGGCTCT is a window of Alphaproteobacteria bacterium DNA encoding:
- a CDS encoding ribonuclease E/G; protein product: MVKKCMLIDASHQEEIRVAVLQDSQLVDFDFEHVSKKPLKGNIYLGKIVRIEPSLQAAFVDYGRNRHGFLAFTEIHPDYFRIPVADREEIIEQEEKPAEEGVHHHETPLDEQNGHSEDSSEVMENSEETPTEESTDDTSADEESLRKKFALYRNYKIQEVINSRQVVLVQVVKEERGNKGAALTTFVSLAGRYSVLMPNALNAGGVSRKITDVQHRKRLKELMKDLGVPEGMSLIIRTAGLDRSKAEIKRDYGYLIKLWADIREETLKANAPALVHEEAALIRRSLRDVYTPDVEEVWIEGEEAFKEARDFIKTIIPSQVKRINHYKDSAKIPLFQKYKIEQQIEQIYSPEVKLPSGGYIVMNVTEALVAIDVNSGQATRERHIDSTALKTNLEAAEEISRQLRLRDLAGLLVIDFIDMSDLKHNIAVERKLKECLASDRARIQVGRISQFGLLEMSRQRLRPSVTESVSVRCSYCSGAGFIRSKESLCLQLLRVLEEVFFNKKEEEILKVKISAELGFYLLSEKRKELFDLEARRGLFFTVEQDEALGATGFRIEDSSGNFLVDSVGTKGEHKESQEKAGANKNDRARRSDRRRRKGNPNQNANGAPSPEAPVEGEGQKAPIEQTDEEVEATDVPLSNADVEPVRTEKRRNRNRRRDRRPRENNPQQQSKGATEPDEHPDDVNGNLSPDSFLQSSIQLDVPARAPRGKGQGGKGQGGWWKKLLDN